In Fibrobacter sp. UWR3, a single window of DNA contains:
- a CDS encoding C40 family peptidase, whose translation MVSLSKIAGLILVPICAGLVCCAFPERTGYDRNIGDYKPVSTDAGAAQASNTSEDAPAKNAQGEAKAEPARTAARSDSSQHKNSAQKVRDAATRKEAAKAAPKPESKGSLEKYASGWIGAKYVYGAASKSKTDCSGFVMQVYKGYFNIALDHNAASMYKDSRGSSVSRGSLREGDLVFFGSFWKIDHVGIYLSGDRFIHASSSKGVMISPMNDKYWSHKYQGGRRFR comes from the coding sequence ATGGTTTCGCTTTCGAAAATCGCAGGCTTGATACTGGTCCCGATTTGTGCGGGGCTTGTGTGTTGCGCATTCCCCGAACGCACGGGTTACGACCGTAACATCGGCGACTACAAGCCGGTATCCACAGATGCGGGCGCGGCACAGGCAAGCAATACAAGCGAAGATGCACCGGCAAAAAATGCGCAGGGAGAAGCAAAGGCAGAACCCGCAAGAACTGCGGCAAGGAGCGATTCTAGCCAGCACAAGAACTCCGCGCAGAAAGTCCGCGACGCGGCGACCCGGAAAGAAGCGGCAAAGGCGGCGCCGAAACCCGAATCGAAAGGTTCGCTCGAAAAATACGCAAGCGGATGGATTGGCGCGAAATATGTGTATGGCGCCGCAAGCAAGAGCAAGACCGATTGTTCCGGGTTCGTGATGCAGGTTTACAAGGGTTACTTCAACATAGCGCTAGACCACAATGCAGCAAGCATGTACAAGGACAGCCGCGGGTCAAGCGTGAGCCGCGGGAGCCTGCGCGAAGGCGACCTGGTGTTCTTCGGGAGTTTCTGGAAAATCGACCACGTGGGCATCTACCTTTCGGGAGACAGGTTCATACATGCAAGTTCCAGCAAGGGCGTGATGATATCGCCCATGAACGACAAGTACTGGAGCCACAAGTACCAGGGCGGGAGAAGGTTTAGGTAA
- a CDS encoding prephenate dehydratase — translation MKKIAFQGRRGAYSESAAYHLFGNDIEVVPMDTFEQIFQGIETGAVDGGAIPIENSTAGSIYDNYDLLYKWRHPIVGEVKLQISHSLCALPGTKLADLKEVLSHPQGLAQCSRFFGRNPKIKSTAFYDTAGSAEEVAKRGDKTVGAIASAYAGKFYGLDILAEGIENLPGVNFTRFYAIQKTANPLPEEGTIKTTLLFMLSDSGKSGALHAALGCFAKRDLNLTRIESRPHPDRPWEYIFHLSFEGSPKDPAVIEALKELQSYCDFVYRLGSFREGTTEKLSY, via the coding sequence ATGAAGAAAATCGCATTTCAGGGCCGGCGCGGGGCCTACAGCGAAAGCGCCGCATATCACTTGTTCGGAAACGATATCGAAGTTGTCCCGATGGACACGTTCGAGCAGATTTTCCAGGGCATCGAGACCGGCGCCGTGGATGGTGGGGCTATCCCCATCGAGAACTCCACCGCAGGTTCCATCTACGACAACTACGACCTTCTGTACAAGTGGCGCCACCCTATCGTGGGCGAAGTCAAGCTTCAGATTTCGCATAGCCTGTGCGCGCTCCCCGGAACAAAGCTAGCAGACCTGAAGGAAGTGCTGAGCCACCCGCAGGGCCTTGCGCAATGCAGCCGATTCTTCGGGCGCAACCCGAAAATCAAGAGCACCGCGTTCTACGATACCGCAGGCAGTGCCGAAGAGGTTGCGAAGCGCGGCGATAAAACCGTAGGCGCGATTGCGAGCGCCTACGCCGGCAAGTTCTACGGCCTGGATATCTTGGCCGAAGGTATAGAGAACTTGCCGGGGGTGAACTTCACCCGGTTTTACGCCATCCAGAAGACGGCAAACCCGCTTCCGGAAGAAGGCACAATCAAGACAACGTTGTTGTTCATGCTGAGCGATTCCGGCAAGTCAGGAGCACTGCATGCCGCACTCGGGTGTTTCGCGAAGCGCGACCTGAACCTCACCCGCATCGAGAGCCGCCCGCATCCTGACCGCCCGTGGGAATACATATTCCACCTCTCCTTCGAGGGGAGCCCGAAGGACCCTGCCGTCATCGAGGCGCTCAAGGAACTGCAAAGCTACTGCGACTTCGTGTACCGTCTCGGGAGTTTCCGCGAAGGCACGACGGAGAAACTGAGTTATTAA
- the rph gene encoding ribonuclease PH yields the protein MAYERTDRKFDEYRNLKMTTGFISSADGSVLIEMGRTRVICNATLLPKVPDWLAGRGTGWITAEYSLLPQSTGKRVERERKGASGRTQEIQRLVGRSLRGAADLAALGENAIVVDCDVIEADGGTRTASIIGGFVALAIALKKIKERLGITQQILKHGITAISVGVVSGKPLCDLCYVEDSAADVDMNVVMQDAKNFIEVQGTGEHASFDRNMLNTLLDLGENACKDIFKKQMELIGGELP from the coding sequence ATGGCCTACGAACGTACTGACCGAAAATTCGACGAATACCGCAATCTCAAGATGACCACCGGCTTCATTTCGAGCGCCGACGGTTCTGTGCTCATCGAGATGGGACGCACCCGCGTCATCTGCAACGCGACACTCCTGCCGAAAGTCCCTGACTGGCTTGCCGGACGTGGTACCGGATGGATTACTGCCGAATACAGCCTGCTCCCGCAAAGCACGGGCAAGCGCGTAGAACGCGAACGCAAGGGCGCGAGCGGCCGTACGCAAGAAATCCAGCGCCTGGTGGGCCGCTCGCTGCGCGGCGCAGCCGACCTTGCAGCACTTGGCGAGAACGCAATCGTGGTCGACTGCGACGTGATCGAAGCCGACGGTGGCACGCGTACCGCGAGCATCATCGGCGGCTTCGTGGCCCTTGCCATTGCCCTCAAGAAAATCAAGGAACGCCTCGGCATCACGCAGCAGATTCTGAAGCACGGCATCACCGCAATCTCCGTGGGCGTCGTCTCGGGCAAGCCGCTCTGCGACCTGTGCTATGTGGAAGATTCCGCCGCCGACGTCGACATGAACGTCGTGATGCAGGATGCAAAGAATTTCATCGAGGTGCAGGGCACGGGCGAACACGCGAGCTTTGACCGCAACATGCTCAACACGCTCCTCGACCTCGGCGAAAACGCCTGCAAGGATATCTTCAAGAAGCAGATGGAACTTATCGGCGGCGAATTACCTTAA
- the hisH gene encoding imidazole glycerol phosphate synthase subunit HisH yields the protein MSVIVVDYNAGNLTSVMNALARIGVDAKSSRDADEIAKAPRLIFPGVGAAASAMETLTRTGIGDAIKAVVKAGNPVLGICIGCQIILEESEEDGGVKTLGLIPGKAVRFKDEPGLKIPHMGWNQVNFTREHPIMKGIRSGCDFYYVHSYHPVVPAEYAFAETTYGTQTFQGLIGKDNLIASQFHQEKSGDVGLAMLKNFCDWKV from the coding sequence ATGTCCGTAATCGTGGTCGACTACAACGCCGGTAACTTGACATCCGTGATGAACGCGCTTGCCCGTATCGGGGTAGACGCGAAGTCCAGCCGCGATGCGGACGAAATCGCGAAGGCGCCCCGCCTGATTTTCCCGGGTGTGGGTGCCGCCGCCTCTGCGATGGAGACGCTTACCCGCACGGGTATCGGCGATGCCATCAAGGCCGTGGTGAAGGCGGGAAACCCGGTGCTCGGCATTTGCATCGGCTGCCAGATTATCCTCGAAGAGAGCGAAGAAGACGGCGGTGTCAAGACCCTCGGGCTAATCCCCGGCAAGGCGGTTCGATTCAAGGATGAACCGGGCCTCAAGATTCCGCACATGGGCTGGAACCAGGTGAACTTCACGCGCGAGCACCCGATTATGAAGGGCATCCGCAGTGGTTGCGATTTTTACTACGTGCATTCCTACCATCCGGTAGTGCCCGCGGAATATGCGTTTGCCGAAACGACTTACGGCACGCAGACGTTCCAGGGGCTTATCGGCAAGGACAACCTGATTGCAAGCCAGTTCCACCAGGAAAAGAGCGGTGATGTGGGGCTTGCGATGCTCAAGAATTTCTGCGACTGGAAAGTTTAG
- a CDS encoding prepilin-type N-terminal cleavage/methylation domain-containing protein: MRKGFSLVEIMVVVVILGVLAGVGVPKLFGVIAKARASEVPVAAGTYVSLQNAYLHENNGIGSWKNIGYGAPGNGQTEYFDYSGCINGTIVFDQMEPDMPGWQATSRAGLNSCVTGSAWAVVIDPAGEREIDYRKIISSPECAMLTSTWGEVGETVEGMCETTGELHVAGTENKTPDKPETPAETPTENPSTPSSPPQEGENTTAQSTSSQQGDCDALASSVKNDNGNKYGWVCVSACGMFAPPGKARNAGFTVGDAPKKKQTGGTCEKVEPESGTGSNAGSSAGSSATQGSASSSASTVPGSSANETQTNGGSGSTGGTGVISGTPVGQGGVTGFVGLGDYHEFDADNDYCDGDIVDGNCNGNYRPNSECKKWSEKNCNNNGKGSVQNRNKTNCGTCTNWDKK, translated from the coding sequence ATGAGAAAGGGCTTTTCTCTCGTAGAAATAATGGTGGTGGTCGTCATCCTGGGTGTCCTCGCTGGGGTGGGGGTGCCCAAGTTGTTTGGCGTTATCGCCAAGGCGCGAGCTTCTGAAGTTCCCGTTGCTGCGGGTACATACGTGAGCCTGCAGAACGCCTACCTGCACGAAAACAACGGCATTGGCAGCTGGAAGAACATCGGGTACGGTGCTCCCGGGAACGGGCAGACGGAGTATTTTGACTACAGCGGTTGCATCAACGGGACGATTGTTTTTGACCAGATGGAACCGGACATGCCGGGCTGGCAGGCGACGAGCCGTGCGGGCCTGAATTCCTGCGTGACGGGGAGTGCGTGGGCTGTCGTGATAGACCCGGCAGGTGAACGCGAAATTGACTACCGCAAGATAATTTCTTCGCCGGAGTGCGCTATGTTGACTTCTACTTGGGGCGAAGTGGGCGAGACGGTCGAGGGAATGTGCGAGACTACGGGCGAACTGCATGTGGCGGGGACGGAGAACAAGACTCCGGATAAGCCGGAAACTCCGGCGGAAACACCGACAGAAAATCCGTCGACCCCAAGCTCGCCCCCGCAGGAAGGCGAAAACACGACTGCGCAGAGTACTTCAAGCCAGCAGGGTGATTGCGATGCGCTGGCGTCCTCTGTTAAGAACGACAACGGCAACAAGTATGGCTGGGTCTGCGTTTCTGCTTGTGGAATGTTCGCTCCTCCGGGCAAGGCGAGAAATGCCGGCTTTACTGTTGGTGATGCTCCGAAGAAAAAACAAACGGGAGGTACTTGCGAAAAGGTGGAACCGGAAAGCGGTACGGGAAGTAATGCTGGGAGTAGTGCTGGGAGCAGCGCAACTCAGGGTTCCGCTAGTTCTTCCGCGAGTACAGTGCCAGGGAGTTCCGCAAATGAGACGCAGACAAATGGTGGTTCGGGAAGTACGGGTGGTACTGGTGTAATCAGTGGTACGCCGGTTGGACAAGGAGGCGTTACGGGCTTTGTTGGCTTGGGCGATTATCATGAATTCGATGCTGATAACGATTACTGTGACGGAGACATTGTAGACGGAAACTGCAACGGTAATTATCGGCCTAATAGCGAATGCAAAAAATGGTCAGAGAAGAATTGCAATAATAATGGTAAAGGGAGTGTCCAGAATAGGAATAAAACTAATTGTGGAACGTGTACCAATTGGGATAAGAAGTAG